Within Celeribacter marinus, the genomic segment ACGCGCCAAATGCGCCTTGAGCGCGGCCGGAAAATGATCGGAGGGAACAGCCATCACACACGCACCTCCACAATCGGCACATCGGGTACTTCGCCCGCCTGAAACGAGGCCACAGAGGTGGCAATGCGGTCGGTGTCGAACCGCACCGGCACGTCAAACTCAAACCCCGCCGTGATCTCCACATGTTCCTCTGGCGGCGATACGAACGTGATCAATCCCGCGTCAATATCCACACTCCAATGAATGCCCTCTTGCAACTCAACGCCACCCACACCCACACGCACCGTACCAAACACAGGTTTGACGATGGGTCGCCGGTACTGCGCGCGGCCCGAAGCATAGAGCTTACACAACGGATAGCTCATCGTGACACCATCGCCCTTGGCAATCTCTTGGTCATCATAGGCCACCGAGCTCGAGGCCAGACAGGATTTGAAATCGGACCAGTCTTTCCAACGAAAGCCGAACATCTGACCTTGGCGCGCCTCAAAGAAGGCAATCAGACGCTCGATGTCATCAAGCGACCGCATGCCCAGTCCTGCGTCATACCGGCGGCGCGAATGGGCCCACGGCGTGTTGCGCTCTTCGAACCCGTTTGCCAGTGTGACAACATCCGTGCGCCGCTCAGGCCCGCCCACAGATCCAAAACTCAAGTTCGCGGGAAATCTCACATCATGAAACGCCATGTCTAATCCTTTGAAAAATCTACTGTCGCTTAACGGTTACGCTGGCCACGCCCCACGGCACGGCTCAACTGCGCGGCGATCTGGCTTTGTGAGCGCTGGAACCCCTGCACGTCAGGAGTGGTGATGTTCATGGTGACGTTAACGGAGCGGCCACCGCCCGAGGCCTGCACCCCAAGCTTGCCATTGGCCCCACGCGCAAGCGGCATGATGGCCTCTGGTCCAGCCTCGCCCATCACGCCCGCCCCGCCACGCATGGGAAAATACGTTGCCTGAGACACGATCCCGCCCGTAGCGAAGGGCTGCACGCGACCTTGGGCAAAGGATGCACCGTTTGCGAAGGGCATCAGACCTTGGATCACCGCCTCTAGCCCGCTTCCAAGCACCGACCCCGCATGCGTAGCCACAGGGCGTACAGCGGCGTTATAGGCCGCATCAAGCATAGACCGCCCCACACCCTTAAGCGCATCC encodes:
- a CDS encoding DUF2460 domain-containing protein, producing the protein MAFHDVRFPANLSFGSVGGPERRTDVVTLANGFEERNTPWAHSRRRYDAGLGMRSLDDIERLIAFFEARQGQMFGFRWKDWSDFKSCLASSSVAYDDQEIAKGDGVTMSYPLCKLYASGRAQYRRPIVKPVFGTVRVGVGGVELQEGIHWSVDIDAGLITFVSPPEEHVEITAGFEFDVPVRFDTDRIATSVASFQAGEVPDVPIVEVRV
- a CDS encoding phage tail tape measure protein; protein product: MDDFNTLDRFEDRVADMESVIGGAEGIAAAFNREMVQLQATVAQTQREIGALERGISHGLKRAIDGLVFDGDTLSDALKGVGRSMLDAAYNAAVRPVATHAGSVLGSGLEAVIQGLMPFANGASFAQGRVQPFATGGIVSQATYFPMRGGAGVMGEAGPEAIMPLARGANGKLGVQASGGGRSVNVTMNITTPDVQGFQRSQSQIAAQLSRAVGRGQRNR